The uncultured Ilyobacter sp. nucleotide sequence TCAAGAGATACTGACAGATCCTTCATATGCAGGTCAGGTTATCACCATGACCTATCCACTTATCGGGAATTATGGAGTAAATGAGTCATTTAACGAGGCAGATAAATCTTATGCTAAGGGCATGGTTGTAAAGGCCATATCAGAAAATCCAAGCAATTTCATGAGTGAAGGGGATTTTGATAAATTCCTGAAAAAAATGAAGATTGTAGGTGTATATGGAGTAGATACAAGGGCTGTCACCAAAAAGATAAGAGACAGTGGAGCAATGAAGTGTGTCATATCTAGTAAAAAGCTTACTCAGGCTGAGATAGATGAGCACATGGGAACTATCAAGGTTGAAGATGACTGGATGAGAGAAGTGGGAACTCAGGAAGTCTACGAAGTGCCGGGAGAGGGATTCAGAGTGGCTCTTATAGACTTTGGGGTAAAAGAGAATATAATAAGAAACCTCCAAAAGAGAGGCTGTCATGTAACTGTATATCCATTTAACGCAACAAGTGAAGAGGTTATGGCAGGAAATCCTGACGGAGTCCTTCTCAGCAACGGACCTGGAGATCCAAAATTTGCAGTAGAGGGTATAGAGGCTGCTAAAAATTTCATAGGAAAAATTCCTATGTTTGGAATCTGTCTTGGTCATCAGGTTATCTCCCTGGCTATAGGGGGAGATACCTACAAGACCAAATTTGGACACAGGGGAGGAAATCACGGAGTTTTAGATATTGATAGAAATAAATCTTTTATCAGTTCACAAAACCACGGATATGCCACTGAGGAAAAAAGTCTTGAAGGAACTGGGGCTAGAGTGAATTTTATAAATTTGAATGATAATACTGTAGAGGGGATAGAAATGGAAAATTATCCGGTATTTTCTGTGCAATTCCATCCTGAGGGAG carries:
- the carA gene encoding glutamine-hydrolyzing carbamoyl-phosphate synthase small subunit, whose protein sequence is MYGALYLEDGTVYEGKGFGYEGVSSGELVFNTSMTGYQEILTDPSYAGQVITMTYPLIGNYGVNESFNEADKSYAKGMVVKAISENPSNFMSEGDFDKFLKKMKIVGVYGVDTRAVTKKIRDSGAMKCVISSKKLTQAEIDEHMGTIKVEDDWMREVGTQEVYEVPGEGFRVALIDFGVKENIIRNLQKRGCHVTVYPFNATSEEVMAGNPDGVLLSNGPGDPKFAVEGIEAAKNFIGKIPMFGICLGHQVISLAIGGDTYKTKFGHRGGNHGVLDIDRNKSFISSQNHGYATEEKSLEGTGARVNFINLNDNTVEGIEMENYPVFSVQFHPEGAPGPEDTTYLFDKFIKFMKESKNEA